The following proteins are co-located in the Flammeovirga kamogawensis genome:
- a CDS encoding PAS domain-containing sensor histidine kinase, protein MKNNEINTQGTKNKLNSTLTNDEQSYFHLYNTSPDMFLSLNPKDKTVKFCNQTFSDRMNYSKDEVIGAPVFKFFHPDSFGMIQKKFTEFMETGILKNVELKLLTKDEKVIDVLLNTKAVKDVEGTILYSNSCFRDISDIIQLRKELSQKNLELEEKVIERTQELEHFVYAASHDLQEPLRNMSNCIDVLQSSYQDQLDATGKQFVKYISSSAQRMSNLIKGILNFSKTGKENALTSVDIAEIIDEIRSDFSLLLKESSTVFNVNNDMPVIKGYRMEVRLLFQNLISNAIKFRKRNEQLTISINSSVNEDGKKVFSIEDNGIGIKEEYFKRIFQIFKRLHNRDDFEGTGIGLAHCQKIVKLHDGEIWVESTYGKGSTFYFTLG, encoded by the coding sequence ATGAAAAATAATGAAATTAATACCCAGGGTACAAAAAATAAACTAAATAGTACCCTTACTAACGATGAACAATCTTATTTTCATCTATATAATACATCACCTGATATGTTTTTATCTTTAAACCCAAAAGATAAAACGGTGAAGTTTTGTAACCAGACTTTTTCTGATAGAATGAATTATTCTAAGGACGAGGTTATTGGAGCTCCTGTTTTTAAATTTTTTCATCCAGACTCATTTGGTATGATTCAGAAGAAATTTACAGAATTTATGGAGACAGGTATTTTGAAGAATGTTGAGTTAAAGCTTTTAACAAAAGATGAAAAAGTTATAGACGTTCTTCTTAATACGAAAGCTGTAAAAGATGTTGAAGGGACTATTTTATATAGTAATTCATGTTTTAGAGATATTTCTGATATTATTCAGCTTAGAAAAGAATTATCCCAAAAAAATCTTGAATTAGAGGAAAAGGTAATTGAACGTACACAAGAATTAGAACATTTTGTTTACGCAGCTTCTCATGATTTACAAGAACCACTTCGTAACATGTCTAATTGTATAGATGTATTACAAAGTAGCTATCAAGATCAGTTAGACGCCACAGGGAAACAGTTTGTTAAATACATTTCTTCTTCTGCTCAAAGGATGTCTAATCTGATTAAAGGGATTTTAAATTTTTCTAAAACGGGAAAAGAGAATGCATTAACTAGTGTTGATATAGCTGAAATAATTGATGAAATTCGTTCAGATTTTTCACTTTTACTTAAAGAATCTTCAACTGTCTTTAATGTTAATAATGATATGCCCGTTATTAAAGGGTATAGAATGGAAGTTAGGTTATTATTCCAAAACTTAATTAGCAATGCAATTAAGTTTAGAAAAAGGAATGAACAACTTACAATATCAATAAATTCATCAGTTAATGAAGATGGTAAGAAGGTCTTTTCAATAGAAGATAATGGTATTGGTATAAAAGAAGAATATTTTAAAAGGATATTCCAGATTTTTAAAAGACTACACAACAGAGACGATTTTGAAGGAACTGGTATAGGTTTAGCACATTGCCAAAAAATAGTTAAACTTCATGACGGTGAAATTTGGGTTGAATCTACCTATGGTAAAGGTTCTACATTCTATTTTACATTGGGTTAA
- a CDS encoding nucleoside 2-deoxyribosyltransferase, with product MKIYFSGAIRGGREDAELYAKIIQHLQQYGDVLTEHIGQMDLQEKVITDIEIHNQDLNWLIESDIIIAEVTVPSLGVGYELGRGVEMNKPTFCFHRSEKTSAMVSGCSEIKTFKYNSLIDLKAYLDDIFQNL from the coding sequence ATGAAAATATATTTTTCAGGAGCAATAAGAGGTGGGCGTGAAGATGCAGAATTATACGCAAAAATTATTCAGCATTTACAACAATACGGAGATGTATTAACAGAGCATATTGGACAGATGGATTTACAAGAAAAAGTAATTACTGATATTGAAATTCATAATCAAGATCTTAATTGGTTAATAGAATCAGATATTATAATTGCAGAAGTAACTGTACCCTCATTAGGTGTAGGGTATGAGTTAGGAAGAGGAGTTGAAATGAATAAACCAACTTTTTGTTTTCATAGATCAGAAAAAACATCTGCAATGGTTTCAGGTTGTTCAGAGATAAAAACATTTAAGTACAATTCTCTAATTGATCTTAAAGCGTATTTAGATGATATTTTTCAAAATTTATAG
- the trpB gene encoding tryptophan synthase subunit beta, which translates to MTYQEPDQNGYYGQFGGAYIPEMLYPNVKELKDNYEAMIADPKFKEEFDGLLKDYVGRPTPLYFAKKLSEKYGAKIYLKREDLNHTGAHKVNNTIGQILLAKRLNKKKIIAETGAGQHGVATATVCALMNMECIVYMGEIDIARQKPNVERMRLLGATVIPATSGSKTLKDATNEAMRHWINNPSDTHYIIGSVVGPHPYPDMVTKFQSVISEEMKWQLKEKEGKENPDYVIACVGGGSNAAGAFFHYLDELEVNLVAVEAAGLGVDSGESAATTALGTPGVLHGSKTILMQTEDGQVVEPYSISAGLDYPGIGPIHAFLYDSGRAQFKYVTDEEAMQAGVELSRSEGIIPAVESAHAFAALGKMDFKPDDVVVVNLSGRGDKDLETYMKYGKY; encoded by the coding sequence ATGACTTACCAAGAACCAGATCAGAATGGCTATTATGGCCAATTTGGAGGAGCATACATTCCAGAAATGCTGTATCCAAATGTGAAAGAATTAAAGGATAATTATGAGGCAATGATTGCCGACCCTAAATTTAAAGAGGAGTTTGATGGATTATTAAAAGACTATGTTGGTCGTCCTACTCCACTTTATTTTGCTAAAAAATTATCTGAAAAATATGGTGCAAAGATTTATCTTAAAAGAGAAGACCTTAACCATACAGGAGCACATAAAGTAAATAATACAATTGGTCAAATTTTATTAGCCAAACGTTTAAATAAGAAGAAAATTATTGCAGAAACTGGAGCAGGTCAGCATGGTGTGGCTACAGCAACAGTTTGTGCTTTAATGAATATGGAATGTATTGTTTACATGGGAGAGATTGACATTGCTCGTCAGAAGCCTAATGTTGAACGTATGCGTTTACTGGGTGCTACAGTTATACCAGCAACTAGTGGTTCAAAAACTTTAAAAGATGCAACTAACGAAGCAATGCGTCATTGGATTAACAACCCATCAGATACACATTACATTATTGGATCTGTGGTAGGGCCACATCCTTACCCAGATATGGTTACTAAATTCCAATCTGTAATTAGTGAGGAAATGAAGTGGCAATTAAAAGAAAAAGAAGGAAAAGAAAATCCTGATTATGTAATTGCATGTGTAGGTGGAGGTAGTAATGCTGCCGGTGCATTTTTCCATTATTTAGATGAGTTAGAGGTAAATTTAGTAGCTGTAGAAGCTGCAGGGCTAGGAGTAGATTCTGGAGAGTCTGCAGCAACAACAGCACTAGGAACACCTGGAGTATTACATGGTAGTAAAACTATATTAATGCAAACTGAAGATGGTCAGGTTGTAGAACCTTATTCTATCTCTGCTGGTTTAGATTATCCAGGAATAGGACCTATCCATGCATTTTTATACGATTCTGGAAGAGCACAATTTAAGTATGTTACAGATGAGGAAGCAATGCAAGCAGGTGTTGAATTGAGTAGGTCAGAAGGTATTATTCCTGCCGTTGAATCAGCTCATGCATTTGCAGCTTTAGGTAAAATGGATTTTAAACCTGACGATGTAGTAGTTGTAAATTTATCAGGAAGAGGTGATAAAGATTTAGAGACTTATATGAAATACGGAAAGTATTAA
- a CDS encoding phosphoribosylanthranilate isomerase, translating to MHRDKQTKQVINWKVCGMRNQENIYDILKLSPDYMGFIMYPPSSRFIENQDVSFLEEKWDVSTKRVGVFVNEKIEKILSQSKKYHFDTIQLHGSETPEMCSILKEAGYEVFKVFGIKDEFDFSTLTPYEPYVDAFLFDTKSPKHGGTGKTFDWGVLKQYSSTKPFILSGGVSLKNIKELTILDHLPFKGIDVNSKFEIEPAMKDIAMVTELSDWVKSINKK from the coding sequence ATGCATAGAGACAAACAAACAAAGCAGGTCATCAATTGGAAAGTCTGCGGGATGCGAAATCAGGAAAATATTTATGATATTTTAAAATTATCTCCTGATTATATGGGTTTTATAATGTACCCTCCATCAAGTAGATTTATAGAGAATCAGGATGTTTCTTTTTTAGAGGAAAAGTGGGATGTTTCAACCAAAAGAGTGGGTGTATTTGTAAATGAAAAGATAGAAAAAATACTTTCCCAAAGTAAAAAATATCATTTTGATACAATACAATTACATGGTAGTGAAACACCGGAAATGTGTAGTATTTTAAAAGAAGCAGGCTATGAAGTTTTTAAGGTTTTTGGAATAAAAGATGAGTTTGATTTCTCTACTTTAACTCCTTATGAACCTTATGTAGATGCATTTTTGTTTGATACTAAAAGCCCAAAACACGGAGGAACAGGTAAAACATTTGATTGGGGAGTTTTAAAACAATATTCTTCTACAAAACCATTTATATTAAGTGGAGGAGTTTCTTTAAAAAATATAAAAGAACTTACAATTTTGGATCATTTACCATTTAAAGGGATAGATGTAAATAGTAAGTTTGAAATTGAGCCAGCAATGAAAGATATTGCAATGGTTACAGAATTAAGCGATTGGGTGAAATCCATCAACAAAAAATAA
- the trpC gene encoding indole-3-glycerol phosphate synthase TrpC, producing MTILDKIVAHKKIEVAARKEIVSISALQARPLFDKEPVSAKAWIGSPNKSGIIAEFKRQSPSKGLINGTSRVSDVAEGYFKAGVSAMSVLTDQEFFGGTVDDLLAARSVSPVPIIRKDFIVDEYQIIEAKSIGADFILLIASCLTPAESKQYAEVARNLGMQILLEVHNQEELEAHVCDQMDLIGVNNRNLKTFDVSIENSKKLADLIPNEFVKVSESGISNIENIKELKKYGYKGFLIGENFMKTDNPSKAAKEFISQL from the coding sequence ATGACAATTTTAGATAAAATCGTTGCTCATAAAAAGATTGAAGTAGCAGCAAGAAAAGAAATAGTATCTATTTCAGCTTTACAAGCTAGACCATTATTTGATAAAGAGCCTGTTTCTGCAAAAGCATGGATTGGTAGCCCTAATAAATCTGGAATTATTGCAGAGTTTAAAAGACAGTCTCCATCAAAAGGATTAATTAATGGAACATCAAGAGTATCTGATGTAGCAGAAGGTTATTTTAAAGCTGGTGTTTCTGCAATGTCTGTACTTACAGATCAAGAATTTTTTGGAGGTACTGTAGATGACTTATTAGCAGCAAGATCAGTTTCCCCTGTTCCAATTATTCGCAAAGATTTTATTGTAGATGAATATCAAATTATTGAAGCGAAATCAATAGGTGCTGATTTTATTCTTTTGATTGCATCTTGTTTAACACCAGCTGAGAGTAAGCAATATGCAGAAGTAGCAAGAAATTTAGGTATGCAAATTTTACTAGAAGTTCATAATCAAGAAGAACTAGAAGCACATGTTTGCGATCAGATGGATTTGATTGGGGTGAATAACCGTAACCTTAAAACATTTGATGTAAGTATTGAAAACTCTAAGAAACTTGCAGACCTTATTCCAAACGAGTTTGTGAAAGTTTCTGAAAGTGGAATTAGTAATATCGAAAATATAAAGGAGCTGAAAAAGTATGGTTATAAAGGCTTTTTAATAGGTGAAAACTTTATGAAGACAGATAACCCATCTAAAGCTGCAAAAGAATTTATAAGTCAATTATAA
- the trpD gene encoding anthranilate phosphoribosyltransferase, with protein sequence MKKILNRLFEYGSLSEQEAKATLTKLAQGEFNPSQIAAFLTVYSMRSITVEELTGFRDAMLELCLRIDLDDFDAMDLCGTGGDGQDTFNISTLSSFIVAGAGQNVAKHGNNGVSSVCGSSNLMAHFGYDFTNDVDTLRRNLDEAGICFIHAPLFHPAMKNVAPIRRELGVKTFFNMLGPMVNPSFPKKQIVGVFSLEIARLYGYLYQQTEKQFAILHSLDVYDEISLTSPFKIITKESERLLKPEDLGLHYQTKESLFGGGTIAESAKIFTDVLENKGTVPQQEAVLANAGVAIATGKGLAFEEGVAQARESLESGAALNAFKKLINS encoded by the coding sequence ATGAAAAAAATACTAAACAGACTTTTTGAATACGGGTCTTTATCGGAACAAGAGGCTAAAGCGACATTGACAAAACTGGCACAAGGAGAGTTTAATCCGAGCCAAATAGCTGCATTTCTTACTGTATATTCTATGCGTAGTATTACGGTAGAAGAGTTAACAGGCTTTAGAGATGCAATGTTAGAGTTGTGTTTAAGAATAGACTTAGATGACTTTGATGCTATGGACCTTTGTGGTACTGGTGGCGATGGTCAGGATACATTCAATATCTCTACTTTATCTTCTTTTATAGTTGCAGGAGCAGGACAAAATGTAGCTAAACATGGAAATAATGGAGTGTCTTCAGTTTGCGGATCGTCAAACTTAATGGCTCATTTTGGGTATGACTTTACAAATGATGTTGATACTTTAAGAAGGAATTTAGATGAGGCAGGGATTTGCTTTATTCATGCTCCTTTGTTTCATCCAGCAATGAAAAATGTAGCTCCAATTCGAAGAGAATTAGGTGTTAAAACGTTTTTTAATATGTTAGGGCCAATGGTTAATCCATCATTTCCTAAAAAGCAAATTGTAGGTGTATTTAGCCTAGAAATTGCTCGTTTATATGGTTATTTATACCAACAAACTGAAAAGCAATTTGCTATACTTCACTCTTTAGATGTATATGATGAAATATCGTTAACATCACCTTTTAAGATTATTACAAAAGAAAGTGAGCGCTTATTAAAACCAGAAGATTTAGGTTTACATTATCAAACTAAAGAATCTTTATTTGGTGGTGGTACAATTGCAGAATCTGCAAAAATATTTACTGATGTATTGGAAAATAAAGGTACAGTTCCACAACAAGAAGCCGTTCTAGCAAATGCAGGGGTAGCAATTGCAACAGGCAAAGGTTTAGCTTTTGAGGAAGGTGTGGCTCAGGCAAGAGAATCATTAGAATCTGGAGCTGCATTAAATGCATTTAAAAAATTAATTAATTCCTAA
- a CDS encoding anthranilate synthase component II: protein MKILVLDNYDSFVYNLVHYLRELGQTVDIYRNDKITLKEVGKYDKILLSPGPGIPSEAGIMPDLLKTYGETKSILGVCLGHQAIGEAFGATLENNHPLHGVQDSAQVVTPEAKLFQGIPNTFKIGHYHSWVINSDSLAGTQLKITARDENGFVMAVQHNKFDVQGVQFHPESVLTEHGMDILKNWVQG from the coding sequence ATGAAAATTTTAGTTCTTGATAATTACGATTCGTTTGTGTACAACTTAGTACATTACCTAAGAGAGTTAGGACAAACTGTTGATATATATAGAAATGATAAAATTACTTTGAAAGAAGTAGGAAAATACGATAAAATATTACTTTCTCCAGGGCCAGGTATTCCTTCAGAAGCGGGAATAATGCCAGATTTATTGAAAACCTATGGAGAAACAAAAAGTATTTTAGGTGTTTGTTTGGGGCATCAAGCTATAGGAGAAGCATTTGGAGCAACATTAGAAAACAACCATCCTTTACATGGGGTGCAAGATAGTGCTCAAGTGGTAACTCCAGAAGCAAAATTATTTCAAGGTATTCCAAATACTTTTAAAATTGGTCATTATCATTCTTGGGTGATTAATTCAGATAGTTTAGCTGGAACACAATTAAAAATTACTGCTCGTGATGAAAATGGGTTTGTAATGGCTGTTCAGCATAATAAGTTTGATGTACAAGGGGTTCAATTCCATCCAGAATCTGTATTAACAGAACATGGAATGGATATATTGAAAAATTGGGTACAAGGTTAA
- a CDS encoding anthranilate synthase component I family protein, translated as MYRFINTHAELLADTVTPVSIYLRVRDRFANSLLLESSDYHGANNSYSFICCEPVAEFSVHDKLLRVQYPNQEETKRELPTHEEALAELSLFSKSFEYKQDENQKFASHGLFGYMTYDAVQSFEEIEFDADKVDTEIPQIRYQAFRYVIAINHFKNELHIFEHIPEGEDSESKIEEIKSLIKSKNFPAYHFKREGEETTNFTDSEFLEILKKGKDHCFRGDVFQIVLSRRYQQDFQGDEFNVYRSLRSINPSPYLFYFDYGTYKIFGSSPEAQIIIKDKQATIHPIAGTFKRTGNDKKDAEIAQQLYDDPKENSEHVMLVDLARNDLSRNGDNVKVEVFKEIQYYSHLIHLVSKVNGQLTEGTDPLRVVADTFPAGTLSGSPKYKAMELIDKYENVRRSFYGGAIGFMSFEGDFNHAIMIRSFLSLDNKLHYRAGAGVVAQSSEESELQEVHNKLAALRKALDMAEEL; from the coding sequence ATGTATCGATTTATCAACACACATGCAGAATTACTTGCAGATACTGTTACTCCAGTAAGTATTTACTTAAGAGTAAGAGATAGATTTGCAAATAGCTTATTATTAGAAAGTTCTGATTATCATGGAGCAAATAATAGTTATTCATTTATTTGTTGTGAACCTGTTGCAGAATTTTCTGTTCACGATAAATTATTAAGAGTTCAATACCCAAATCAAGAAGAAACGAAAAGAGAGTTACCTACTCATGAGGAAGCACTAGCAGAATTATCACTTTTTTCGAAATCATTTGAATACAAGCAAGATGAAAATCAAAAGTTTGCATCACATGGTTTATTTGGATACATGACTTATGACGCTGTTCAATCTTTTGAAGAAATTGAATTCGATGCTGATAAAGTAGATACTGAAATTCCTCAAATTAGATATCAAGCATTTAGATATGTAATTGCGATTAATCATTTTAAAAATGAGTTGCATATTTTTGAGCATATCCCAGAAGGAGAAGACTCAGAAAGTAAAATTGAGGAAATAAAATCATTAATAAAGAGTAAAAACTTTCCTGCATATCACTTTAAAAGAGAAGGTGAAGAAACTACGAATTTTACCGATTCAGAATTTTTAGAAATACTGAAAAAAGGAAAAGATCACTGTTTTAGAGGAGATGTTTTTCAGATCGTATTATCGAGAAGGTATCAACAAGATTTTCAAGGAGATGAGTTCAATGTGTATAGATCACTTCGTTCTATCAACCCTTCTCCTTACTTATTTTATTTTGATTACGGTACATATAAAATCTTTGGTTCATCTCCAGAGGCACAAATCATTATAAAAGATAAACAAGCTACTATACATCCAATTGCTGGTACTTTTAAACGTACAGGAAATGATAAAAAGGATGCTGAAATAGCTCAACAATTATATGATGACCCTAAAGAAAACTCAGAACATGTAATGCTTGTTGATTTAGCTAGGAATGATTTGAGTAGAAATGGAGATAATGTGAAAGTAGAAGTTTTTAAAGAAATTCAATACTACTCTCATTTAATTCATTTGGTATCTAAAGTAAACGGACAATTAACAGAAGGAACAGACCCTTTAAGAGTTGTTGCTGATACTTTCCCTGCTGGTACTTTATCTGGATCGCCAAAATATAAAGCGATGGAGTTGATTGATAAATATGAAAATGTACGTCGTAGTTTTTATGGAGGAGCGATTGGTTTTATGAGTTTTGAAGGAGACTTTAACCATGCAATTATGATCCGTTCTTTTTTAAGTTTAGATAATAAACTACACTACAGAGCAGGAGCAGGAGTAGTAGCTCAGTCTTCAGAAGAGAGTGAGTTACAAGAAGTGCACAATAAATTGGCCGCTTTACGTAAGGCACTAGATATGGCTGAAGAACTTTAA
- a CDS encoding cytochrome c oxidase assembly factor Coa1 family protein: MKKKLILLGVFVGSIYVLFMAIFYFSFESIQETPAYHHALKEIRSSTLIANRIGAINSIDKWDSEGSVEIENNSTDGKAYFVIPIQGEKDSIHVSISLFENEHGNWIVENMKVLD, translated from the coding sequence ATGAAAAAGAAACTTATATTGTTGGGAGTGTTTGTTGGGAGTATATATGTGCTATTCATGGCTATTTTTTACTTTTCATTTGAATCAATTCAAGAAACTCCAGCTTATCATCATGCTTTAAAAGAAATAAGGTCGAGTACATTAATAGCAAATAGAATTGGGGCTATTAATTCTATTGATAAATGGGATAGTGAGGGTAGTGTAGAAATAGAAAATAATTCTACAGATGGAAAAGCTTATTTTGTAATTCCAATACAAGGAGAAAAAGATAGTATACATGTTTCAATATCATTATTTGAAAATGAACATGGTAATTGGATTGTGGAAAATATGAAGGTATTAGATTAA
- a CDS encoding outer membrane protein assembly factor BamB family protein: MKKYFLTILLSFLSLLIYAQKTADWSFDIEGKEKQIFVHDFTGIAVLETTKFYYGIDPVNKTQLWKIEKNVTNEALNTAGDISNMAGADLGIDKFAKKSWDPVPNSPLVSIDQQLVNVKTGEILVASGGYKEVLKSNFLAGAFATVIEVVTEDNQRKLFNIDLNTKKVAWETNLGKYSTTAQFVDKTSSIQSTALAPKTTKSGDLIYKEKKDLVLFDAKTGKEKWRLDCNPGSFFLNDAEDIVVVVEAPSNFTKGASPYAPKLSKKIISVDLSNGKPFWKKPIKLEDNFRSAQNVNANEFLVNYGSGVNIYEFKSGDQRWKKGYKAKNVKEINQKEGEELEVFYSNKVMMVSAKDGEELWKKPIKYDMDEDIEGGVIKREYEKGILMVHGRGVGFYDKKTGKKKWFAKIETDKVAFNDSENIVAALDKKKLYLFNPNLIEKKLDKLKLDIEKPKEMVAFEILDNNKGYFLRGIQEYLTLDMDGNVLGQAYFKQLSSDRLLKAALNVSSVVSAQLSYRKTTTENGQKVTYAYFQDPAMSQAAADVSEAQRESLRKLKAESSLHGKSEASKYYAYFMEGLKGEDGTSLEFVKVEKATGKEASRVSVGDNRKVVYKILPLQSLLYAVVDGKLNAYILE, encoded by the coding sequence ATGAAAAAGTATTTTTTAACTATTTTACTCTCTTTTTTGAGTCTTCTGATCTATGCTCAAAAAACAGCTGACTGGAGTTTCGATATTGAAGGAAAAGAAAAACAAATATTTGTACATGACTTTACAGGTATTGCAGTTTTAGAAACAACAAAGTTTTATTATGGAATTGATCCAGTAAATAAAACACAGCTTTGGAAAATTGAAAAGAATGTAACTAATGAGGCTCTAAATACAGCTGGGGATATTTCTAACATGGCTGGAGCGGATTTAGGAATTGATAAATTTGCAAAAAAATCATGGGATCCAGTTCCAAATTCACCACTAGTATCTATTGATCAACAATTAGTAAACGTAAAAACAGGTGAAATTCTAGTTGCATCTGGAGGTTATAAAGAAGTTTTAAAAAGTAATTTCTTAGCTGGAGCTTTTGCTACAGTTATAGAAGTAGTTACAGAAGATAACCAAAGAAAGCTTTTTAATATTGATTTAAATACTAAAAAGGTAGCATGGGAAACAAACTTAGGTAAATATTCTACAACAGCTCAATTTGTAGATAAAACATCTTCTATTCAATCAACAGCTTTAGCTCCAAAAACAACTAAAAGCGGAGACTTAATTTATAAAGAGAAAAAAGATTTAGTTCTTTTTGATGCTAAAACGGGTAAAGAAAAATGGAGATTAGATTGTAACCCAGGTTCATTCTTTTTGAATGATGCTGAAGATATTGTAGTGGTAGTAGAAGCACCTTCTAATTTTACAAAAGGAGCATCACCTTATGCACCAAAATTATCAAAGAAAATAATATCAGTAGATCTATCAAATGGAAAACCATTTTGGAAGAAGCCAATCAAATTAGAAGATAATTTTAGAAGTGCTCAAAATGTAAATGCAAACGAATTCTTAGTAAACTATGGTTCAGGTGTAAATATTTATGAGTTCAAATCTGGAGATCAACGTTGGAAAAAAGGTTATAAGGCTAAAAATGTAAAAGAAATCAATCAGAAAGAAGGTGAAGAATTAGAAGTTTTTTACTCGAATAAAGTTATGATGGTTTCCGCAAAAGATGGTGAAGAGCTATGGAAGAAACCAATTAAATATGACATGGATGAAGATATCGAAGGTGGTGTAATTAAGAGAGAATATGAGAAAGGTATCTTAATGGTCCACGGTAGAGGTGTTGGTTTCTATGATAAGAAAACAGGTAAGAAAAAATGGTTTGCTAAAATTGAAACAGACAAAGTAGCATTTAATGACTCTGAGAATATTGTAGCAGCTCTTGATAAAAAGAAATTGTACTTATTCAATCCTAATTTAATTGAAAAGAAATTAGATAAATTGAAATTAGATATTGAAAAGCCAAAAGAAATGGTTGCTTTTGAAATCCTAGATAACAATAAAGGTTATTTTTTAAGAGGTATTCAAGAGTATCTAACTTTAGATATGGATGGTAATGTATTAGGGCAAGCTTACTTTAAACAATTATCTTCAGACCGTTTATTAAAAGCTGCTTTAAATGTATCGTCAGTTGTGTCAGCTCAATTATCTTATAGAAAAACAACAACTGAAAATGGACAAAAAGTTACATATGCTTATTTCCAAGACCCAGCAATGTCACAAGCTGCAGCCGATGTAAGCGAAGCTCAGAGAGAATCCTTAAGAAAATTAAAGGCTGAATCATCTCTACATGGTAAATCTGAAGCAAGTAAATACTATGCTTACTTTATGGAAGGTCTTAAAGGAGAAGATGGTACTTCTTTAGAGTTTGTAAAAGTAGAAAAAGCTACTGGTAAAGAAGCATCAAGAGTAAGTGTTGGTGACAATAGAAAGGTTGTTTATAAAATTTTACCATTGCAAAGCTTACTGTATGCAGTTGTAGATGGTAAATTAAACGCTTACATCTTAGAATAA